The genomic window AACGAGCACCGGAGTAAGGCGCTCCTCGAAGCCGCCGGGTATGCGGTCACGCGCGCTGGCGCCAGTCTCGGCGTGTGGGATTTGATCGGCATCTCAGCAGCCGACGTGGCGCTGGTGCAGGTGAAGACGCGCGACTGGCCGGGCACAGCGGAGATGGAAACGCTGGCAGGGTTCCCGGTGCCGGTGAACTGCAAGCGGCTGGTGCATCGCTGGCGGGACCGGCAACGGGTGCCGGACGTGCGGCAGCTGTGAGCGCCGGAATTCACGGAACGGCGGGGTCAGCCGCCGCACCCCCTCAGTGCGTTGTTCACTAAGGCAAGCGCACTTGCGTTTGGACGGTGTTACTCATATGGCCGGCGGAATCGCCAACCTGGAAGGTAACCACGTACGTGCCGCCGCGGGGGACATGCGAAGCGTGCGGCGGGCACTTCGAGCCCGAGCAGCTGTGCATCGTGCGCGGCGCCTGGCTGTGCCTGAAATGCGCTGGGCAGCACGCCGACAAGAAAGGAGCGTGACGACATGGGCGTGAAGGTTCGACAGAAGGTGAAGGATGGTCCGTGGTGGGTGTTCGTGGCACACCGCGGCAAGCGCAAGAGCAAGCTGGTCGGCGAGCACAAGGCTGCGAACCAGCTGGCGAAGGAACTCCGCCAGGCGCTGGCAGCCGGTGATTTCGGATTGCTCCAAGAGCCGGCGCCGGCCGCCGGTCCGACCTTCACGGAGTACGCCGAGCAGTTCTTGAACAAAACGGAGCCCCGCGTCGATGATCCGACGCACGGATTGAAGAGGTCGACCTGGAACGACTACAGCCTATGTATCCACAAGCGACTCGCGCCGATCCTGGGCGCGCGGCCGATGGTGGACATCCGCCGGCGCGACGTGAAGGATCTCGCCGTTGCGCTCCAGCAGCAGGGGCTCTCGCCCGTCAACGCGCGCAAGCATCTTCGGGTGCTCTCCTCGATCCTGAGCGAGGCGGTAGATGACGAGTTGATTCCGGCGAACCCGGCGGCGGCGCTCCACAAGCAGCGGCGTTCAAAGCAGAAGGTCATACGCAAGGCGATTAGCCCGCTGTCCGAACAGGAGCTGGCGGCCCTGCTCGAGACGGCGCAGACGTACAGCAAACAGCGGGGCGCAAAGGCGGTTTACCCGTTCCGGGAGCATTACCCGTTTCTTCTGCTGCTGGCGCACACCGGCATGCGTCTGGGTGAGGCGATCGCGTTGCAGTGGGGCGACGTCGATTGGCGGGGCCGGTTCATCGAAGTGCGCCGGTCATCGGTGCAAGGTGAACTCTCGGTGCCGAAGAACGGCAAGGCTCGCCGCGTGGATCTCTCCGACGCGCTCTATGGCGTGCTGCGGGAGCGGTTCGCGTTGCGCTTCGAAAAGGTGCGGGCGCTGGACCCTGAGGCCGACGCGGAACTAGAAGCGGAGCGTGCGGCCGGCCTGGATGCGTGGATCTTCCCGGACACAACCGGCGGCATCATGAACGTCGGCAACCTCCGGCGGCGGGTGTTCCATCCGCTGCTGGTTACGGCGAAGCTCCGCAAGGTCCGCATTCACGATCTCCGGCACACGTACGCGAGCCTCCTGTTTCAGAAGGGCGCGGCACTCCACTACGTGCAGCAGCAGCTCGGGCACCACAGCCCGGCATTCACGCTCACCGTATACATGCACCTGATGCCGGGTGACCATCAGCGCTTCGTCAATCTGCTTGGCGCTCCTGCACCCGCCTGCACCCCAGCTGCACCCGCAACCGATAACGCCGACGCTGCCGAAACACCGGAGAAGAAAAAAGCTGTTGCGTGACAAGGGGATGAAGAGTGCGCCCTGGGTGATTCGAACACCCGACCTCTTGATTCGTAGTCAAGCGCTCTATCCAACTGAGCTAAGGGCGCGTGCGGGAGTCCGCCGAAGGTCCTTGGGATTACCACGCTTCGCTTATGGGCACAAGGCAGTATGGGCAGTATGGGCGCGGTGCTAGCGCGCGCTGCGGCGAATGAGCTGCCGGATGACTCGGACGTGATAGTCGATGCCGGACCACAGGCCGATGACGAGCGAGATCCAGAGGAAGTACATTCCGGCCAGGTGAAAATCGATACCGACGAATTTGTAGTGCAGCAGCAAGCCGTGCAGGGCGAACATCTGGAACACCATCTTGTACTTGCCCAACTCCTCGGCGCCGAGCACCACTCCCTGGCCGAGAGCAACCGCACGCAGGCCGGTGACCGCAATTTCGCGGCCAATGATCACCACGATCATCCATGCCGGTACGTTCGGGGTGCGCTCCATGCCAGCCAGCATGATGAGCGCTGCGGCCACGATGAGTTTGTCCGCCAACGGGTCGAGCAGCTTACCGAGGGTCGTGCTGATACCCCAGCGGCGTGCCAGGTAGCCGTCAAAGAAGTCGGAGAGGCACCCCAGAAAAAACGTCGCGGCCGCCAGGAGGCTGGCGACGCGTCCCGGGCTCGCCAGGATGACGACCAGCACTGGGATGAGGAGAATGCGAAAGAAGGTAAGGAAGTTCGGAAGATTGGCAACGCGGGGGATGGGACCAGTGCCGCGCGTGGCTGACATTATGTCGATGCCTTAAGGAAAGGGCGCGATGGCGAGTCGAGACGCCGCCGCAGCGCGTGCCTATTGTTCGCGGAGGTAGGAATCGCGAAAACGCATGACGCGGGCCAGATACTCCCACGTCTCGGGAAACGGCGGAACACCGCCGTGCGCGTCGACAGCCTTCTCCCCGGCGTTGTAGGCCGCCAGGGCAAGACGCAGATTGCCGCCGTAGCGGTCGAGGAGGTAGCGCAGGTGAACAACGCCACCCTCGACGTTGTCGCGCGGCTCAAACGTACGCCAGACGTTGTGCTGGCGGGCCGTCGCCGGCATCAGTTGCATGAGACCCTGCGCACCCTTCGGGGAAACCGCGCGCGGAGCGAAATCGGATTCGGCCCGTATAACGGCCTTCACCAGGGCCGCATCGACCTGATGACGCCGCGCCGCGTCGCGAATGATGCTGTCGAATGCCTGGCGCCGGGCGCCGCCAGTGGCACCAAACCCGCCGCGGCCGTAAGTGTTCCAGCTCCCGACGCTGGGGAGGTAATACTGGTATTGCGGCTCGGTGGGCGCATTAGAGAAGTGGAGACCGCCACGTGTGTCTTTGTACATGTAGATGTCGGCGCGCGCCGGCTGCGCCAAGGCAACTGCAAAAAGACCAGCCAATAGTGGCATCTGCCAAGCGCGCATTGTCCGCAGGGTAATGCTTTACGCGGGCCATTTCAACTGATATTTCGCCACACCGGATTTTTCCAGCTTGGCACCGGCAAGCCTGCCTGTGCTAAAGGATCTAGATAATGGATACGGACTTCCTGGTCATCGGCAGCGGACTCGCCGGCCTGACATTCGCCCTCAAGGCAGCACAAATCGGTTCGGTGACCGTCGTCACCAAGGACCGCCTGCCCGAGAGCGCGACCGAGTACGCCCAAGGCGGTATCGCTTCCGTGTGGAGCCCCGAGGACTCATTCGAGGAACACAGCCGGGATACGATGGTTGCCGGAGCCGGGCTGTGTCACCCGGATATCGTGGACCTGGTCATACGCGACGGCCCCGATCGCATTCGCGAGCTGATTGCGCTGGGCACGAACTTCTCGCTGCGGCCCGGCACTGAGGACGGCGAGTACGACCTCGGCCGCGAGGGCGGCCATAGCCACCGACGTATCCTGCATGCCGTCGACGCCACCGGCAGCGAGATCATGCGCGCCCTGGTCGAGGCGGTGCGGCGGGAACCCAACATCGTGGTGCTCGAACGACACCTCGCCGTAGACTTCCTCATCGATGCGAAGTTCGACCCGTCCGTCCGCCGGCCGTCATGCTGGGGAGCCTACGTATTCGACCTCGACGCCGCGCTGGTCAAACGGTTTCAGGCGCGCGCCACACTGCTGGCCACCGGGGGGACCGGCAAAGTGTACCTCTACACCAGCAACCCCGATATCGCGACCGGCGACGGCGTGGCCATGGCCTACCGCGCCGGCGTGCCGATCGGAAACATGGAGTTCATCCAGTTCCATCCCACCTGCCTGTACCATCCGCAAGCCAAATCCTTCCTGATCAGTGAGGCCATGCGGGGCGAAGGGGCCATCTTGCGCCGGCCGGACGGCGATACGTTTATGTCCCGCTACCACGCCGATGCGGAGCTGGCGCC from Candidatus Binatia bacterium includes these protein-coding regions:
- a CDS encoding tyrosine-type recombinase/integrase produces the protein MGVKVRQKVKDGPWWVFVAHRGKRKSKLVGEHKAANQLAKELRQALAAGDFGLLQEPAPAAGPTFTEYAEQFLNKTEPRVDDPTHGLKRSTWNDYSLCIHKRLAPILGARPMVDIRRRDVKDLAVALQQQGLSPVNARKHLRVLSSILSEAVDDELIPANPAAALHKQRRSKQKVIRKAISPLSEQELAALLETAQTYSKQRGAKAVYPFREHYPFLLLLAHTGMRLGEAIALQWGDVDWRGRFIEVRRSSVQGELSVPKNGKARRVDLSDALYGVLRERFALRFEKVRALDPEADAELEAERAAGLDAWIFPDTTGGIMNVGNLRRRVFHPLLVTAKLRKVRIHDLRHTYASLLFQKGAALHYVQQQLGHHSPAFTLTVYMHLMPGDHQRFVNLLGAPAPACTPAAPATDNADAAETPEKKKAVA
- the pgsA gene encoding CDP-diacylglycerol--glycerol-3-phosphate 3-phosphatidyltransferase produces the protein MSATRGTGPIPRVANLPNFLTFFRILLIPVLVVILASPGRVASLLAAATFFLGCLSDFFDGYLARRWGISTTLGKLLDPLADKLIVAAALIMLAGMERTPNVPAWMIVVIIGREIAVTGLRAVALGQGVVLGAEELGKYKMVFQMFALHGLLLHYKFVGIDFHLAGMYFLWISLVIGLWSGIDYHVRVIRQLIRRSAR
- a CDS encoding transglycosylase SLT domain-containing protein, with the protein product MPLLAGLFAVALAQPARADIYMYKDTRGGLHFSNAPTEPQYQYYLPSVGSWNTYGRGGFGATGGARRQAFDSIIRDAARRHQVDAALVKAVIRAESDFAPRAVSPKGAQGLMQLMPATARQHNVWRTFEPRDNVEGGVVHLRYLLDRYGGNLRLALAAYNAGEKAVDAHGGVPPFPETWEYLARVMRFRDSYLREQ
- the nadB gene encoding L-aspartate oxidase → MDTDFLVIGSGLAGLTFALKAAQIGSVTVVTKDRLPESATEYAQGGIASVWSPEDSFEEHSRDTMVAGAGLCHPDIVDLVIRDGPDRIRELIALGTNFSLRPGTEDGEYDLGREGGHSHRRILHAVDATGSEIMRALVEAVRREPNIVVLERHLAVDFLIDAKFDPSVRRPSCWGAYVFDLDAALVKRFQARATLLATGGTGKVYLYTSNPDIATGDGVAMAYRAGVPIGNMEFIQFHPTCLYHPQAKSFLISEAMRGEGAILRRPDGDTFMSRYHADAELAPRDIVARAIDSEMKVHGFEHVYLDITHRQPAFIRERFPHIYERCLVYGIDITVQPIPVVPAAHYCCGGTVTDANGATSIHRLFAAGEVAMTGLHGANRLASNSLLEALVFGHRASVTARHLVRQDHQAMPALPEWNPGRAVDSDESVVVTQNWDEIRRLMWNYVGIVRSNRRLARALKRISLLQEEIRDYYWDFLITGDLIELRNIAVVAELIIKSAITRRESRGLHYNINYPSRDDRNWAHDTIVPPGQVFQLDEEFQESLKKTGNR